One genomic segment of Lewinellaceae bacterium includes these proteins:
- a CDS encoding acyl-CoA dehydrogenase, producing the protein MNYQLNEEQLAVQEAAREFAQKELLPGVIDRDREMRYPTNEVAKMAELGFLGMMVSPEYGGGGMDTLSYVLAMEEISKVDSSCSVIMSVNNSLVCHGIEKNCTEAQKKKYLPRLASGEWIGSFCLSEPGSGSDATRQATQALRDGDHYLLNGTKNWITNGGTSKLHIVIAQSDPDKGHHGINAFLVETSWPGVTVGAKEDKLGIRASDTHTIMYSDVRVPVQNRIGEDGSGFAFAMKILDGGRIGIASQALGIAAGAYELALKYAQEREAFGKPIAHHQAIAFKLANMATEIDAARLLVYRAAQLKDKGQDYSMAASMAKLFASDVAMRHTVEAVQIHGGYGYVKEYHVERLMRDAKITQIYEGTSEIQRLVIARHLLKGQLYPPVFF; encoded by the coding sequence ATGAATTACCAACTGAATGAAGAGCAACTTGCTGTCCAGGAAGCTGCCCGGGAGTTCGCACAAAAAGAGTTGTTGCCGGGGGTGATCGATCGTGACCGCGAGATGCGCTATCCCACCAATGAAGTTGCCAAAATGGCTGAACTTGGTTTTCTGGGCATGATGGTATCCCCGGAATACGGAGGCGGCGGCATGGACACCTTGTCTTATGTCCTCGCCATGGAAGAGATTTCCAAAGTCGACAGCAGCTGTTCAGTTATCATGTCGGTTAATAATTCACTGGTCTGCCACGGTATCGAGAAAAATTGTACCGAAGCACAGAAAAAAAAGTATCTGCCCCGCCTGGCATCCGGAGAATGGATCGGATCATTTTGTCTTTCTGAGCCGGGATCCGGAAGTGATGCGACCCGGCAAGCCACCCAGGCTCTGCGCGACGGTGATCATTACCTGCTGAATGGCACCAAAAACTGGATCACCAACGGAGGGACCTCGAAACTTCACATCGTCATAGCCCAGTCCGATCCCGACAAAGGGCATCATGGCATCAATGCCTTTCTCGTCGAAACATCCTGGCCCGGTGTAACGGTCGGTGCCAAAGAAGATAAATTAGGTATCCGGGCGTCTGACACACATACGATCATGTATTCGGATGTACGGGTGCCGGTCCAGAACCGGATCGGAGAGGACGGGTCAGGGTTCGCATTTGCCATGAAGATTCTGGATGGAGGCCGTATTGGCATAGCGTCCCAGGCACTGGGGATCGCCGCCGGCGCTTACGAACTGGCGCTCAAGTATGCCCAGGAACGTGAGGCCTTCGGTAAACCCATAGCCCATCACCAGGCTATCGCATTTAAATTAGCCAATATGGCCACGGAAATAGATGCAGCACGACTTCTCGTTTACCGGGCAGCCCAGCTGAAAGATAAAGGCCAGGATTACAGCATGGCGGCCAGTATGGCCAAGTTATTTGCCAGTGATGTGGCCATGCGACATACAGTAGAAGCTGTGCAGATCCACGGAGGATATGGTTATGTAAAAGAATACCATGTCGAACGGCTAATGCGTGACGCCAAGATCACCCAGATCTATGAAGGCACATCGGAGATCCAGCGGCTGGTCATCGCCAGGCATCTGTTAAAGGGTCAGTTGTATCCGCCGGTATTTTTTTAA
- a CDS encoding tetratricopeptide repeat protein: protein MKRYFPLLLLMLLAPVAWSQQNSNNANNANNANVRLANQYYINGEYEKASILYDKLYTQNNRQEYYLSKYVDCLLALEEYDKAEESIQSHLARYPESSTLYVTYGKLLERQGRQNEAETQYQQAIEHLPADRFQVIQLANLFMAQANYDLAEKTYEKGLKILKDKADFSYYMAEMYRRKGDQPKMIHYYLESLDEVPARLQQTKSLFQRFLYDDDLAELQRQLYERLQSNPDALQYNDLLSWVFVQQKAYDRALRQEMALDRRLGENGMRVFNLGEIALNAHDFPTAINAYKYILTDKGPTCPFYMESKRKSLIAKREELAEGGTFNPEELKELETDFETFIQEVGTNAQTALIVMDLAKLEAFYLKDLKKAVAILEDLKSTPGINDFLLAQIKLQLADYYLMDGNIWDATLLYSQVDKAYKEEEIGEEARYKNARLSYFAGDFEWAQKQFDILKASTSKLIANDALDLSIFIMDNLGLDTTARPLKMYADAELLAFQNRDQEAQAKLDSIQQQYPDHGLDDDVLYLKAGLAEKDRNYQLAANLYEEIVTQHADEIRADNALFKLASLYEYQLVDLEKAKSLYEKLFIEFSNSTFAVDARKRYRILRGDQVQ from the coding sequence ATGAAGCGTTATTTTCCATTACTGCTCCTGATGTTACTCGCGCCGGTGGCCTGGAGCCAGCAAAACAGCAATAACGCCAACAATGCCAACAACGCCAATGTCCGTCTGGCCAATCAATACTACATCAATGGCGAATACGAAAAGGCCTCCATCCTGTACGATAAACTGTATACACAAAACAACCGGCAGGAATATTACCTCTCCAAATACGTGGACTGTCTTCTGGCTCTGGAAGAATACGACAAGGCGGAGGAGTCCATCCAGTCTCATCTGGCCAGGTACCCGGAATCCTCTACCCTGTATGTGACCTACGGTAAACTGCTCGAACGGCAGGGACGACAGAATGAAGCAGAAACCCAGTACCAGCAGGCGATCGAACACCTCCCCGCCGACCGGTTTCAGGTCATCCAGCTCGCCAATTTATTTATGGCCCAGGCCAACTACGACCTGGCTGAGAAGACCTATGAAAAAGGCCTGAAGATCCTGAAAGACAAAGCTGACTTTTCCTACTACATGGCCGAGATGTACCGCAGGAAAGGCGATCAGCCCAAGATGATCCATTATTATCTGGAAAGCCTGGACGAAGTACCGGCCCGGCTTCAGCAAACGAAATCACTCTTTCAGCGCTTCCTTTATGATGACGACCTGGCAGAATTACAACGCCAGCTTTATGAGCGCCTGCAATCCAATCCGGATGCCCTCCAGTACAACGACCTGCTGAGCTGGGTATTTGTCCAGCAAAAAGCTTACGACCGCGCTTTGCGGCAGGAAATGGCTCTTGACCGACGGCTGGGTGAAAATGGCATGCGCGTTTTTAATCTCGGTGAAATTGCCTTGAATGCCCACGATTTTCCAACCGCGATCAATGCCTATAAGTATATCCTCACTGATAAAGGCCCTACCTGTCCGTTTTACATGGAATCCAAACGAAAATCCCTGATCGCAAAACGTGAGGAGCTGGCTGAAGGAGGAACCTTCAATCCCGAAGAACTGAAAGAACTGGAGACAGACTTCGAAACATTTATTCAGGAGGTCGGCACCAATGCCCAGACAGCGCTTATCGTAATGGACCTTGCCAAACTGGAAGCATTCTACCTGAAAGATCTTAAAAAAGCGGTTGCCATCCTGGAAGACCTCAAGTCAACACCCGGGATCAATGACTTTTTGCTTGCTCAGATCAAACTGCAATTAGCCGATTATTATTTAATGGACGGAAACATCTGGGATGCTACCCTGCTGTACTCCCAGGTAGATAAAGCCTATAAAGAAGAAGAGATCGGTGAAGAGGCACGATACAAAAATGCCCGCTTGTCTTACTTTGCCGGTGACTTCGAATGGGCACAGAAACAATTTGATATCCTCAAGGCCTCAACTTCCAAATTGATTGCCAATGATGCCCTGGATCTCTCCATCTTCATTATGGACAACCTGGGTCTGGATACCACCGCCCGTCCACTGAAAATGTATGCCGATGCAGAACTCCTGGCATTTCAAAACCGCGATCAGGAGGCCCAGGCAAAACTGGATTCCATCCAGCAGCAATATCCAGACCACGGACTGGATGATGATGTCCTCTACCTCAAGGCCGGCCTCGCCGAAAAGGACCGTAATTATCAACTGGCGGCCAACCTGTACGAAGAAATTGTCACCCAGCATGCCGATGAGATCCGGGCTGACAACGCCCTCTTCAAGCTGGCTTCTCTCTACGAATACCAATTGGTTGATCTGGAAAAGGCAAAATCTCTGTATGAGAAATTATTTATCGAGTTTTCAAACAGTACCTTTGCGGTTGACGCACGTAAGCGTTACCGGATCTTGCGCGGTGACCAGGTGCAATAA
- a CDS encoding energy transducer TonB: MGDFSITGNILLVAVIGIMVVILALIFLFRINLARKSESGFAEKYAGKKWASPLMARAKYPDVNIFKWSPTFLWAGIVTSLLLTLLAFNWTRFEDKIKYDLSDLDIEEELEVQPPQTAEPPPPPPPPPPPVIEEVPEEVIEEDESVTFEDQSIDEETVIEEKPPEIKEEAPPPPPPPPPPPKPKVEEIFKVVEENPRFPGCEDVAGGKEEKEKCAKEKLLEFIYKNIKYPAIARENGIQGMCVVRFVVEKNGTITDVELVRDIGAGCGEEAVRVVGLMNEMGERWSPGKQRGQPVRVQYNLPVRFKLEN, from the coding sequence ATGGGAGATTTTTCAATTACGGGTAATATACTACTGGTAGCCGTTATCGGCATCATGGTAGTTATTCTTGCCCTCATCTTCCTTTTCCGTATCAATCTCGCACGCAAGTCAGAAAGTGGCTTTGCAGAAAAGTATGCTGGCAAGAAGTGGGCTTCACCACTGATGGCCCGGGCGAAATACCCCGATGTGAACATTTTTAAGTGGTCACCTACTTTCTTGTGGGCCGGGATTGTAACCTCCTTGTTACTGACGTTGCTTGCGTTTAACTGGACCAGATTTGAAGACAAGATCAAATACGATCTCTCCGATCTGGACATTGAGGAGGAGTTGGAAGTGCAGCCGCCGCAAACGGCTGAACCGCCACCGCCGCCGCCACCGCCACCGCCGCCAGTAATCGAAGAGGTTCCGGAAGAAGTAATAGAAGAAGATGAGTCGGTTACTTTCGAGGACCAGTCCATCGATGAAGAGACGGTGATCGAGGAGAAACCACCAGAAATTAAAGAAGAAGCACCGCCACCGCCACCGCCGCCGCCACCACCACCAAAACCAAAGGTGGAGGAGATCTTCAAAGTGGTAGAAGAAAATCCACGTTTCCCCGGTTGTGAAGACGTTGCCGGAGGGAAAGAAGAAAAGGAAAAGTGTGCGAAAGAGAAATTGCTTGAATTCATCTATAAGAACATCAAGTATCCGGCGATCGCCCGTGAAAACGGAATCCAGGGTATGTGCGTCGTACGTTTCGTCGTTGAGAAAAACGGAACGATCACCGACGTCGAACTGGTCCGCGATATCGGAGCCGGATGTGGTGAGGAAGCAGTCCGCGTGGTAGGCCTTATGAATGAAATGGGTGAACGTTGGTCACCCGGTAAACAAAGAGGCCAGCCTGTACGGGTACAGTATAACTTGCCAGTTCGTTTCAAACTCGAGAATTGA
- a CDS encoding VanZ family protein, which yields MHLSSKGYKWLTWIWIVFITVLSLLPGSMTPGMGIPFADKLGHFGFYSIFSLLALHGYRDKIPVVLILTGIIAYSICIEGLQRWLSVGRHFEFLDILANIIGSFAGYFVFLILNHKKRS from the coding sequence TTGCATCTATCATCCAAAGGGTACAAATGGTTGACCTGGATTTGGATCGTATTCATTACGGTGCTTTCCCTTTTACCAGGCTCCATGACTCCGGGCATGGGTATTCCATTTGCAGATAAGCTGGGACATTTTGGTTTTTACAGCATTTTTTCCCTGCTTGCCCTGCATGGGTACCGGGATAAAATTCCGGTAGTGCTTATCTTGACAGGCATCATTGCCTACAGCATTTGCATCGAAGGTTTGCAACGCTGGTTATCTGTAGGAAGGCATTTTGAGTTTCTGGATATTCTTGCTAATATTATTGGCTCATTTGCAGGATATTTTGTTTTTTTGATTTTAAACCATAAAAAACGGAGTTAA